The DNA sequence GGAAGGCTATCTGGACACTGACAGCTTTCAGCCTTAATTAGCAGGGCAACGTGATACATGTGAAACAACTTAGTAGAAAGATGCCCTACTTTTCAGTACAttcacgagttcaaggccagtcacaCATTAGTCCCCAGCTGGATCCTAGGATCCTGCTGCAGCTTAAGGGAAGGCAACAATGGAGGTGGAATTTCACAGAACTGAAGTGGGGGCTCATTCTATGCTGGGGACAGGACTACCCAAGGCAGAGGGTTCTGGACATAGCAGGATACAGCGTCCATTGCCTGAAGCCCCACAGAAATGAAACATCATAGCCATGTAGCGTGCACTCTGAAATGGTCTCCACATCTGTGATGTATGCGATCTACGTCAACCACCTCAGAAGGTGCGCCATGTAGTCAGGCCCCCAATGGCTACGCCTTCATGAACGAGGACTGACTTCCCTTTTCAAATCATCATGGTAGACACAGCATCAAATGTTCTACAAGATATTATATCATCTAGACTCTACAGTCCAAAGGACTGTATTCAAAAGGCAggggctgctgggcagtggtggaatatgcctttaaccctggcacttaggaagcagaagcaagcagatctctctgagtttaaggccagcctggtctactattTAATGCGTTCTAAAACAGTCacgactacatagagaaaccctgctggaaaaaccaaaactcaAACCAGAGCAAACAACTGCAAAGGTCAGGGCCTGCAGGCAGGCTTTATACGTAAATATGTATAAGCCCGGGACAGTTTATCCATGGGACTTCAGTACTAGAGGACCTTGATATCTGTGGGGGGACCTGGTCATGGCATAGGCTTTCCTTTagtgggaaatcctgactccagTTGACACTGGGGAGAAACAGCAGGATGCTCAGAGCGACTTAGGCTCTGCTGCATCCTGACCTAGCATATCAGGCTAGGGACCCCCATCTTAGCTGCATCCCACCTCCCCTGAGCAGTGTATCGGGGCATCCAATGAGCCCAGCACCCCAATGGCAGCAAGGAAGGAAACGTAGTCTAGCACCTCTGTGTTTCATCTCCCGGAGTGGAGTCCCTGCACCTCAGTGGCAGACAGCAGACCCACAGTGCCAAGAGTGACACTTAGCTCGGAAAGGGGCTTGGAGGAGCCAGCGTTGCCCTTCCCGATACTGCCCTCTGTGGAAGCCGAACTCCTCTGGCTGGCAGATACTCCTCACCCCTCTATCCTGTAACATGCTAGCTAAGGGAAGAAAGGACTTCCTTGAAGGGCCCACCCTGCTGGCTGAGGGACCAAATGAAGGTGGCCAAGGAGGATGTGTAAAAACTGATTATTGTTCATTGTGGTCCCTCTCAAAGTGTGGGTCAAAGGAGATGTGAAGGCAAAAATCAAAATGGTCGGAGAGCAGGTGGTTATACACTCTgacatcctcttcctcctcctcttcttctcccctcttcttcctcttctttctcttcctcctcctccttctcctcttctcccttttccttctctttcttccctcttcttcctcctcttttttctcttcctcctcttctccttctcctcattttcttcttcttcttcttcttcttcttcttcttcttcttcttcttcttcttcttcttcttcttcttcttcttcttcttcttcttctccttcttctccttcttcttcttcttcttcttcttcctctcctcctcctcctcctccttcttcttcctcttcctcttcttcttcttcttcttcttcttcttcttcNtcttcttcttcttcttcttcttcttcttcttcttcttcttcttcttcttcttcttcttcttcttcttcctcctcctcctcctcctcctcttcttcctcctcttcctcctcctcctccttctcctcttctccctcttcttcctcccctcctgtgCTCAATGCCTGGCTTCCTCACCtcatccttctcctttccccaggcccacttcctccctctctgtcccccacaTCAGGACAGTgtattccctccttcccttcttcaggAACAGTGCTCCAGTCCCTCTGAGCAGGGCTGGAAATGTCCCTCGGGACCATTCTGCCTGCCTCGTGTCTCTGAGGAGGGCCGAGGCCATGCCTGGCTgaccctcctctcttcttctccttattACACCAGTTGCTTCCTGCAAAGGTTGAGCTCAGGGGCCTTTTAGGGAGATGTGGAAAGGGTTCAGAGTGAAGCCCACCTGGAGGCCACATGGGCTGGATGAGCCATTGGGTCTTTCTCCTGGGACATTAAAGACAAATGTTTGTTTCCCTTTCCACAGGGAACATCCTCTGGATGTTGAAAATGATGTTCTGTTTCTAAAACAGTTCCCGAGctggagaaagaatgagaagaagcgCATTAGAATGCTCTATGCCATCGCAGACCACATTGACGAAAGCCACCAAAAAGCTACCAAGATCAAAGTGGTGACTACCTCTGTGTCAGTCGCCTCTGGAGTCCTGAGTCTCCTGGGTTTGGCCCTTGCTACAACAACTGCAGGGGGGAGCCTGATACTCGCTGCTGTTGGGCATGGTTTGGGGGCAGTCGCCGGGGTCACCGACATCGTGACCAATGTGAGGGAGGACTCTCACAATAAAAGAGCTCTAGCGCAGACCAACAGCGTCACGCCTAACAGCGACCAGGAGCCTGAGGGGttcaagggagagaagaagaccTATGTCACAGCCACTGGTGAGCTTGTCTACAAATGTGGGAGTGCCTGGGACAGCATCAAAAAGCACCTCCGAGCcctccagctaaccagaacccaACCCCACGTCACCTCAGCTGCCAAAAAGCTCATGACTTCCGGTCAAGTATCAGCTCGAAGCGGCAGGCAGGTGCAAAAGGCCTTTGGGGGCACAGCCCTGGCAATGACCAAAAATGCTCTGAGGATAGGACGCGCAGCTGCTGCCCTCTCCCTCAGCCAGGACCTATATACTCTCTGGGAGGACTGGAAGGATCTGAAGGCGGCAAACCCAACAGAGCTGGCAGAAGAGTTAAGAGCACGGGCTGCGGACCGGGAGCGAGTGTTAGCAGAACACACCTGTCGCTACAGAAAGCTGCAGGTGAGGGTCGGgttttatcttttgttgttgctgggtttggtttgtttgtttttcttccggagctgaggaccgaacccagggccttgttcttgctaggcaagcactctaccactgagctaaat is a window from the Mus pahari chromosome 17, PAHARI_EIJ_v1.1, whole genome shotgun sequence genome containing:
- the LOC110335282 gene encoding apolipoprotein L6-like isoform X2, translating into MALVQTPTPSHHTGENYEADAELLREHPLDVENDVLFLKQFPSWRKNEKKRIRMLYAIADHIDESHQKATKIKVVTTSVSVASGVLSLLGLALATTTAGGSLILAAVGHGLGAVAGVTDIVTNVREDSHNKRALAQTNSVTPNSDQEPEGFKGEKKTYVTATGELVYKCGSAWDSIKKHLRALQLTRTQPHVTSAAKKLMTSGQVSARSGRQVQKAFGGTALAMTKNALRIGRAAAALSLSQDLYTLWEDWKDLKAANPTELAEELRARAADRERVLAEHTCRYRKLQRRAKRPVGSSLKGNKVSQPPSSMTEKARLTDEEEPRRP
- the LOC110335282 gene encoding apolipoprotein L6-like isoform X1 produces the protein MALVQTPTPSHHTGENYEADAELLREHPLDVENDVLFLKQFPSWRKNEKKRIRMLYAIADHIDESHQKATKIKVVTTSVSVASGVLSLLGLALATTTAGGSLILAAVGHGLGAVAGVTDIVTNVREDSHNKRALAQTNSVTPNSDQEPEGFKGEKKTYVTATGELVYKCGSAWDSIKKHLRALQLTRTQPHVTSAAKKLMTSGQVSARSGRQVQKAFGGTALAMTKNALRIGRAAAALSLSQDLYTLWEDWKDLKAANPTELAEELRARAADRERVLAEHTCRYRKLQRLSKETCGVFFERKQGVSASILHD